The sequence TCCATATTTACACGACCACTATCCAGAGGAGGAACTAGGTATTTTTGCAAGTTCCACCAACTGCGCGGCCCCTCCCCAATTTTTTTTCATAGAACCACACACATTTTCCTCTCTACTCTCCCCttgtctttctccccctcctccccgcccttcccccattctctcccgcgATACTGCCTCCATTCTCCGCTGTTCTTCTCCACCTAAATGCTCCCGCCCTCCCCCCAGCAGCTGCCCCACTTGCTCCCCTCAGCAGCTGCCCCACTTGCTCCCCCACACTAGTTCCACCTCTGCCActatgtaaggaatcggggaacacgtcccttgcggcgtgttccctccttacctgctgcatctCAGTCCCCCGCTGTTTACagagcacgcgcgcacacacagctcttctaCTCACACCACGGAGCTTGGTTCCGCCCCCCAGTCGCGTTGCGCATCTCGCGCTCTGCGCGCACACGAcaccgtgcaccgctccccagctgcggggtAAGTATTCTaattgcccacttgtctcctgcagcctatctctGCCTCTGCAGAGGCCGTGCCTCCATTCCGCCCCCTGCCTCATTGAATCCTGTCTGCTATAAATGCCTTGCTCATTCACTCCTGCCTGTGTAGCCCTGTGTTCCTGCGTTCTGTTTTGCCTTGCTGTTTCTCTCTAGTTGCTTTCTTGTGCAAagacccggcttgactattggaccctctctggataacaaCCCCAGCTTGCtcctgactacccgcacctctccaaccccgaccacggCCCTTGGACGAGCTACCACTCTCCcggctccaaccccagaccacggcacaAAGGACACTGACCATTCTCCTGGCTCCGCCCCTGGAtcccggcaagtatctggactaacccaatctctccatcccagaccaggctacgctgactatccaccctccaggcacacctccgctgctgtgggtgcgcagtttcgtACTTTCCCACTTCAGTACCggtgtcccgccttgttcgtggtgagcgcaagcgttacacactATCAATTAGAAAGAGTTGAACAATGACCGATTCTCTCTGAACTACAGCATGATATACCCTGCACCGGCGCAATTCTGTGAGGGATTGAGACGTAGATATGATGTGGAGAGATTGATGCTCTATACTGCTGACAATACAGTTCTTTTAGatcaatgctgactattactactcACAGTATACAGTGTCAGATAAGATGGGTTACATATTAACTCTATCAAGTAATTGTTGCTGAAGAATAAGCTGCTGAATAATCTATATCTAtttaattgaaaattgtgagattggccaagaggtacgctccactgtgacacacacacactgacattggtccctgtgtccgcccgcccagtcagcctcccacacgactctcattggccaaaaggtacagtgacatcacctactccactgtgacacacacatactgtcacAGACTCTCACCATACCTCCTGAGACTGTCACCCCCCTGCGGATTCACACACTGACCTTGGTAAGTATAACACACTTTCCaactccctcacccacagctcaccgTCCCGCtgactcccccccaccatcacctccccactggctccccctcactcacagcTCACCGCCCCGctggctcccccccaccatcaccccccctcactcacagctcacctccccgctggctcccccccaatatcaccccccctcacccacagctcacctccccgcttgctcccccccaccatcaccccccctcacccacagctcacctccccgctggctcccccccaccatcaccccccctcacccacagctcacctccctgctggctcccccccaccatcacccccctcacccacagctcacctcccccccaccatcacccccccctcaccatcacccccctcacccacagctcacctccccgctggctctccccctcacccaccatcaccccccccctcacctccctgctaccttcctcctcggcgcaccttcccccctcgCGGCGCCCTTAACCCTGTTGGCCACATGAGGGAAGCgtggctgactgtcccctggggcggccGGTGGGGGGAACACGGGGAGCCTCCAGCCTTCCCCCCCGCGTGCCTCCAGCCTTCCCCCGCGCGCGCCTCCAGCCTTCCCCCGCGCGCGCCTCCAGCCTTCACACAAGCGACACCAATGCGGTAGCTGCCACCGGCTCACCCCCCTCCCAGataacccccccctcacccgcagcttacCTTCCCCCTCGGCGCACCTTCCACCCTCAGCAGACTTCCTTCACGGATGGTACATCTTACCGGCCGCTCCGCACTACTCCACCATGTCGGACGCCACAATATTAAAATGGCGCTCCACACTACTCCATCCTGTCAGACGCCACAATATTAAAATGGCACTACACCCTCCATCACCCTTACCGCACGATTTCAACCGTGCACCCCTCTTACCTATAATAAATATAGCCTTCTCTGACGTTGACCTGACCTGCCTTTTACTGCCCCCCTcctttcctgtccactgcccccccctcctgtccactgtcccccctctcctgtccactgtccccccctcctgtcctttccactgccctccccctcctgtcctttccactgccctcccccctcctgtcctttccactgcccccccctcctttcctgtccactgtgccccccctcctgtcctgtccactgtccccccctcctgtcctttccactgccctcccctcctgtcctttccactgccctcccccctcatgTCCTttccactgccctcccccctcctgtcctttccactgcccccccccctcctgtcctgtccactgtgcccccccccctcctgtccgggcaacgccgggtctctcagctagtgacaTATAAAGAGTAATAGGATAATATATGATATGTGCATgcaattttttgtaattattttattgtGATTAAATATGAACTCTTTCCCACCGTACTCCTGGCATTGCTGTGTCTAGGTGCTAATCGCAGCGACTTCATAGCTACGAAATACATGTGGTATCTGTACTCCCCGATGCTACAAGCGGCTGGTAGTGATGATGTGAATGTGCTAATTTCTTGATGATGTCAACCACTTGCAGCTGGAGTGGAAGGGCTCTCACTGATGAGTTCGGGGTATTTAAAGGAGGGACAAAGGCTGTTGCCGAAACGTTGTGCGTCTGCTACATGTAAGTACCACTCTGTATATTTAAATCCATTGTTTGTCTTTTTAGCACATTGCTGCCGTGTTTCTTTTGAGTGCTGCAGGTTTTCTTCCGTCTTCTCGCCAAAAGACACTGCATAACCCCTCCAAAGCATCTTTTTACAATCAAAATGTTTaccaatgttaaaaataaaataaaaagggtaTCTAAAAGAATGGATCCTATTACACTTCCCGGAGCCTCCCGAGACAAATCTCGGAAGGCCGTGGATCGCAGTGCCGACAGAGACGCACGGAAGCAGAATCCATGAACCGAGATCAAAATAAATGAAAGACTCAGCAAGCTGGGATGGGGGCAGGGGATAAGAAACCCCAGATATTCTGGtagtccccctctccccctgttttCCATCGGCCGCACATGCGCGATCGGTCCAAGCCGCGGTTGCGTGATCAGCGCTTGGCGATCGAGCATGCGCATAAGCCACCAGCAAGCGCTCATCGTGCATGTGCGGCATTCGTAccggtttttgccgggacaaatgtggtcacccatcccccctcccaaacaggtcaggtttacaggatatccgaGCTACAGCACAGATGGCTCCATCTGTccctgctgaagcaggcatatcctgtgctgaagcaggcatatcctgaaaacctgacctgtacgGGCGGGTGggcgggcttgaggactggagatgagccccCCTGTGGTGAGGCATGAGGACATGGGATATTGGTCGTATCCCGATCTTAAGTATGAGGTAAAGATAATTGAATTGAAAATAAGTTATTTCAATATTGTACCATGTATGGAAAATGGTATAATGTTATAATTCTACTCTTCTACCTGTTTATCTATGTAtgtcttgttttttttgtatCGCATTTACTATATTGCTGACGTTTCATGTTTAATACCACGTGTGGAAAACGTAATAAAAACatcaataagaaaaaaaaatgtgtatatatacatgtccacaattcctttttttttttaaaggtgtgaAACAGCTACATTTAAACTATTAAACATGCATCTGTTCctatttcacatactgtatgtcttaggCAGGACTGCCCCTATAAAAATCTGCAGTCCTGAAAAAGACTGCCTCCTTAGAGACAGGGATGCAGTCCTTGGGTGTTCAGCTTAGATAATTTTAACCCTGCAATGGGTTGCTGGGCCATCCAGAAGCGAAAGGGTTAACATAGCATATGTCTGCAACTCAAATTTACattgtttaaagcagcagaacgTGTTTTTTAatagggggtctccggtgctgaaccgcgttgctttcagctccgaggacctgcggagatacatacctccgtagggggtgccgggagCAGCTCCGcgggtttaaatgtcccgatcacgcgggcctataggaagctgcaagggatgacagCTCGGTGTCCTATTGCCGCGGGAGCTTTAAATCCACCATTTTGATAGCCCGAGACACAGCCCAGCCAGAGCGGCTACCAACACTCGCCCCTACGAAGGTATCTCGGAGAGCAACGGAGCCCCGCTGCTCAAATTAACACGattcatctctggagacccctgcttcaaacctataatgctttaaaaataaaaaataaacaaaattcaAAATATAAAAAGCAGGATTGCTGCCTAAACAGATTTTCTTCCAACAGGCAAGAAAGGGAAAAACTGCATTTCTTTGGCACTTTACCCTTATTTGATATGTAAAGACATGAGATGGGTTCTGAGCTCTCTGTTCTGCCATATGTTGGAACCTCCTTCACAGCAATACAGATCATGCAATAGGATTTGCTGCCGTCCCATAGCGTTCACTTCCACCTCAATGAATATGTCAAAATGCATGTGTATTTGCTGTGTCCTCCATTTCACCTTTATCATTTTGGATGCTTACAGTAGTTCAAATGCTTTATTTGATTGCATTAAATAGCATATTGACATTTTACAAATAGATTGAACGTATTCTGCATGTGAATTTGATGGGTTTGGGGTAATGAGTGGGCTATGCCAACCGGGACACAGTGAAATCGTTTTGGATTTACAAAATGCCATGCCTATATATGAAGACTGAACTCTCTGATtgaactctctccccccacctcccacacacacaggatacacACCAACATACACAGCTCTCATTCTCACCATTCGTTTATTTAGTTAACAATGTGCCTTTATGTTAACTATACAAACAAATACATTGTCCTAGGCATGCAAAAAAATTATGGCATTCTAATAAGTtcataaatggggggggggggatgggggggggtttgGGAGGAACAACACCTTGTAAGTATATATTGctcttaaaatacattttaaagtaataaaataaatgtgAGGATTGTTTCAGTTTAGCTGtacatattattattaaatattaaagATCATTTtaacatgtgtgtatatacatacatataaaatagacCTTTAATATTTAATGATACATTTTAAATATGCATTTATTATTACGCATATCGTCTTTGTTGATAgggttatctctctctctgtatatagagGTAGAAGAATGTTACCATTTGAGTTCCAGCTTTTTGCAATGGGCGGGCAGGGGTTTTAATGCCTGAGGTATGGGAAGCGCTTGGATGCTTTTGGGGAAATGCGAAGGGGGCAGACACTGCAGGACCGTTTGCATAGCTGTCAGATAGAGGGTGGCTGGCGTATTCCCCACCAGATAGTTACATTTGTCTTCTCCAAGTAAGAGCGTCCAGTATTCTGGATGATCCTGCAGCATCTTTCTCATCTTGAAGTTCAGGGAAGGTAAAAAGAGCAGGAGATAATCCAGGCAGAGTTTCTTGGATTCAACATTGACCTTGGAGCACCATAGCTGCTCCAGGATTATATCCAGGGGAGTCTGACCCTTGCAGTCCATGATCCTAGGAGATGCTCCATTGCCTAAAAGGATCAAGACGgtttctgatctcagcagctcacatGCTAGGTGCAATGGGGTCTTTCCATCCTCTAGATGGAAGCAGCCAGTCCTGCTGATGTAGGAGTGAAGACTAGGTAATTTATGGGCGATCTTAATGATCATGATCAAAATGTCTCTTCTGTCATAGGTAACAGCCATAGCTAGGTGAGGTGCAGAAGATGGGCAGCAGCAGAATTTCTCTCCTGGCACCTTCAGGGCTTCCTTAGGGAAGTGAGACAGCAGATACTGGGCATAGGGCAGGTGGTTGTGTACCACTGCATACAGAAGAGCTTCCGATGGCGAATAGGACCTCTCGCTGGCATTCCCCTCCCAGTAAAAACATTCCATAGTCCTCATATCCTCTAACATCCACACGGGCTTCTGGTCCCGGACAGCCTGATAAAACATATAAGACAAGAACTTACACTGTCTGCTCTGTTGTTCATCCTGCAGGCTGGCTTGGTTGCTGCACATGTCTCTCCTAAATGTATTCACAGAGAAGGGAATAACAATGGGCGAGAGTCACAGGCTCCGTGCAGGCATCCAGAAGGAGTCTGTTTAATCTGCCACCTTCAGACAGGCATTGCAGGGAGAAGAGAATCGATCTCACGCCATCATTGAAGCAGGTTCATCTTGGACTAAAAGCTTCCTGTCTGGGTTTAACACTTGCAGTCCCGTCCTCTCTTTCATCCATATGATTGTCCTTTGGATGATAAATGCAAGCATCTGCTACATGGGGACAAAGGGTTGCTGTAGCATAGTGTATGAAGGATCGACCAGCTGGTGTCTTACGCTGTCTTTAGATATAAAGCAGGTCTGCCTGTAATGCAGCTTCCTGTCAGGGCAGGTCCTTTATTACACTGTGCCCATATTAGGCAAGCCAACCCCATCAACATCTGCAGTGTAACCAAAGCAGCTGAGCTAGATGTTATTCTTCAAGATGCTgtacattaattttttttttctttttctgtaacGATTTATTCTGATTTTTA comes from Ascaphus truei isolate aAscTru1 chromosome 4, aAscTru1.hap1, whole genome shotgun sequence and encodes:
- the LOC142491909 gene encoding ankyrin repeat domain-containing protein 9-like gives rise to the protein MCSNQASLQDEQQSRQCKFLSYMFYQAVRDQKPVWMLEDMRTMECFYWEGNASERSYSPSEALLYAVVHNHLPYAQYLLSHFPKEALKVPGEKFCCCPSSAPHLAMAVTYDRRDILIMIIKIAHKLPSLHSYISRTGCFHLEDGKTPLHLACELLRSETVLILLGNGASPRIMDCKGQTPLDIILEQLWCSKVNVESKKLCLDYLLLFLPSLNFKMRKMLQDHPEYWTLLLGEDKCNYLVGNTPATLYLTAMQTVLQCLPPSHFPKSIQALPIPQALKPLPAHCKKLELKW